Proteins found in one Mesorhizobium sp. CAU 1732 genomic segment:
- a CDS encoding DHA2 family efflux MFS transporter permease subunit yields the protein MSTAATSSNTNVPHRGLITVSIMLATIMQVLDTTIANVALPAMTGDLGASQDTINWVLTSYIVAAAIMTPVTGWLSDRFGRRELFLVAIVGFTVSSMLCGLSWSLESMVGFRVLQGVFGAAIVPLSQTFLLDINPKEKHGQAMAIWGAGIMVGPIIGPTLGGWLTEAANWRWVFFINLPVGIVAFLGCAAYLPKVAVRLRGFDFFGFAMLSLGVGALQLMLDRGAEVDWFSAVEIWIEMGLAITGFWVFAVHLMTSKDTFIDAKIFADRNFVTGLAFIFVIGVILLASLALLPPMLARLFNHSTVLTGLIMAPRGVGTMISMILVGRLIQVVDARILVVTGLSLTAWSLHMMTGFSPQMDDHLIILSGVVQGLGLGLVFVPLSTVAFATLDPRFRTDAASLFSLVRNIGSSIGISIVTVLLTRNVQVNHAELSAGLTPFNQNLTAVLPGAAAGNPTSLAQLDQLVNQQSLMIAYIDDFKLMMIVTLCAIPLALLLRKPTVAVGEPAAVHMD from the coding sequence ATGAGCACGGCAGCCACATCTTCCAATACCAACGTCCCCCATCGCGGCCTGATCACCGTATCGATCATGCTGGCGACGATCATGCAGGTGCTGGACACCACGATCGCCAACGTTGCGCTTCCCGCGATGACCGGCGATCTGGGCGCGAGCCAGGATACGATCAACTGGGTGCTGACGTCCTACATCGTCGCGGCCGCGATCATGACGCCGGTGACGGGCTGGCTGTCGGATCGTTTCGGGCGGCGCGAACTGTTCCTCGTCGCCATCGTCGGCTTCACCGTCTCCTCCATGCTCTGCGGCCTGTCGTGGAGCCTCGAAAGCATGGTCGGCTTCCGCGTGCTGCAGGGCGTGTTCGGCGCCGCGATCGTGCCGCTGTCGCAGACCTTCCTGCTCGACATCAATCCCAAGGAAAAGCACGGCCAGGCGATGGCCATCTGGGGCGCGGGCATCATGGTCGGCCCGATCATCGGCCCGACGCTGGGCGGCTGGCTGACGGAGGCCGCGAACTGGCGCTGGGTGTTCTTCATCAATCTGCCGGTCGGCATCGTCGCCTTCCTCGGCTGCGCCGCCTATCTGCCGAAGGTCGCCGTGCGGCTACGCGGCTTCGACTTCTTCGGCTTCGCCATGCTGTCGCTGGGCGTCGGCGCATTGCAGCTCATGCTGGATCGCGGCGCGGAGGTGGACTGGTTCTCTGCCGTCGAAATCTGGATCGAGATGGGCCTCGCGATCACCGGGTTCTGGGTCTTCGCCGTGCATCTGATGACGAGCAAGGACACGTTCATCGACGCGAAAATCTTCGCCGACCGCAACTTCGTGACCGGCCTCGCCTTCATCTTCGTGATCGGCGTGATCCTGCTGGCGAGCCTCGCGCTTCTGCCGCCAATGCTGGCGCGGCTGTTCAACCACTCGACGGTGCTGACGGGCCTCATCATGGCGCCGCGCGGCGTCGGCACGATGATCTCGATGATCCTCGTCGGGCGGCTGATCCAGGTCGTGGACGCGCGCATTCTGGTGGTCACCGGCCTGTCGCTGACGGCATGGTCGCTTCATATGATGACGGGGTTCTCGCCGCAGATGGACGATCACCTGATCATCCTGTCGGGCGTCGTGCAGGGGCTGGGCCTCGGCCTCGTCTTCGTGCCGCTCTCGACGGTCGCCTTCGCGACGCTCGACCCACGGTTCCGGACGGATGCGGCGAGCCTGTTCAGCCTCGTGCGCAACATCGGCTCGTCGATCGGCATCTCGATCGTGACGGTTCTGCTGACGCGTAACGTGCAGGTCAACCACGCGGAGCTGTCCGCCGGCCTGACGCCGTTCAACCAGAATTTGACGGCGGTGCTGCCGGGGGCGGCGGCCGGCAACCCGACATCGCTGGCGCAGCTCGACCAGCTCGTGAACCAGCAATCGCTGATGATCGCCTATATCGACGATTTCAAGCTGATGATGATCGTCACGCTCTGCGCGATCCCGCTGGCGCTGCTGTTGCGCAAGCCGACCGTGGCGGTTGGTGAGCCGGCGGCTGTGCATATGGACTAG
- a CDS encoding BCCT family transporter, which yields MSNGVAVRRLGPFPHVSPPVFSISAALIVAFIAFGAIFPETAGVIFEGAQRAIADYFGWFLILTVNLAVLCSVYLAIGPYGSVRLGAQTETPQYSLFSWVSMMFAAGIGIGLLYWGVAEPLTHFYQPPIQEPESVAAAEQAMVLSFLHWGLHGWAVYCIVGVSLAYFHYRKGLPLSIRSALYPIIGERIYGPWGHAVDILAVFGTMFGVVTSLGLGVMQINAGLDQLFGIANNVYVQIVLIAFITLMATVSVMMGLDAGIKRLSNVTIVLSFLFLAFVLVAGPTLFIIDSFVENVGNYINEFVYFSFWTEAYSGTDWQVDWTIFYWAWWISWSPFVGIFIARISRGRTVREFVLGVLFIPATILFFWFTAFGGAAVHMELMGDPGLIEATRESYGNAIFKLMEFYPFTQGVTVLLIVMIVLWFVTSSDSASFVIDMLTAGGHSDPPKIQRLFWSVTEGAIAAVLLLAGGLSALQAAAVVAGFPFAVVILVMMYGLLRGLSRDHLVLYRYEQWYATEKEAEANLPKAFVGEEDLGGPPALAKGD from the coding sequence ATGAGCAATGGAGTAGCGGTTCGCCGCCTGGGGCCCTTTCCCCATGTCAGCCCTCCTGTTTTCTCGATTTCCGCGGCGCTGATCGTCGCCTTCATCGCCTTCGGGGCGATTTTTCCCGAGACGGCCGGCGTGATCTTCGAAGGCGCCCAACGCGCCATCGCGGACTATTTCGGCTGGTTCCTGATCCTCACCGTCAATCTCGCGGTCCTGTGCAGTGTCTATCTGGCGATCGGCCCCTACGGATCGGTGCGTCTGGGCGCGCAGACCGAGACGCCGCAATACAGCCTCTTCTCCTGGGTCTCGATGATGTTCGCCGCAGGCATCGGCATCGGTCTGCTCTATTGGGGCGTCGCCGAGCCGCTGACCCATTTCTACCAGCCGCCGATCCAGGAACCGGAGAGCGTGGCTGCGGCCGAACAGGCCATGGTGCTGTCGTTCCTGCACTGGGGCCTCCATGGCTGGGCGGTCTACTGCATCGTCGGCGTGTCGCTGGCCTATTTCCACTACCGCAAGGGGCTGCCGCTCTCGATCCGCTCGGCGCTCTATCCGATCATCGGCGAGCGCATCTACGGACCATGGGGCCATGCGGTCGACATCCTCGCGGTGTTCGGCACGATGTTCGGCGTCGTCACGTCGCTCGGTCTCGGCGTCATGCAGATCAATGCGGGCCTCGACCAGCTCTTCGGCATCGCCAACAACGTCTACGTCCAGATCGTCCTGATCGCGTTCATCACCCTGATGGCGACGGTCTCGGTGATGATGGGCCTCGATGCCGGCATCAAGCGCCTGTCCAACGTCACCATCGTGCTCAGCTTCCTGTTCCTCGCCTTCGTGCTGGTGGCGGGCCCGACGCTCTTCATCATCGACTCGTTCGTCGAGAATGTCGGCAACTACATCAACGAGTTCGTCTACTTCTCGTTCTGGACGGAGGCCTATTCCGGCACCGACTGGCAGGTCGACTGGACGATCTTCTACTGGGCGTGGTGGATTTCGTGGTCGCCCTTCGTCGGCATCTTCATCGCCCGCATCTCGCGCGGACGCACGGTGCGCGAATTCGTGCTCGGCGTGCTCTTCATCCCCGCGACCATCCTGTTCTTCTGGTTCACCGCCTTCGGCGGCGCGGCCGTCCATATGGAGCTGATGGGCGATCCGGGCCTCATCGAGGCGACGCGAGAATCCTACGGCAACGCGATCTTCAAGCTGATGGAGTTCTATCCCTTCACGCAGGGCGTCACCGTGCTGCTCATCGTGATGATCGTTTTGTGGTTCGTCACCTCGTCGGACTCCGCCTCCTTCGTCATCGACATGCTGACGGCCGGCGGTCATTCCGATCCGCCCAAGATCCAGCGCCTGTTCTGGTCGGTCACGGAAGGCGCGATCGCGGCGGTGCTGCTGCTCGCGGGCGGCCTCTCCGCCCTTCAGGCAGCCGCCGTCGTCGCCGGCTTTCCCTTCGCGGTCGTCATTCTCGTGATGATGTACGGATTGCTGCGCGGCCTCTCGCGAGACCACCTCGTACTCTACCGCTACGAACAGTGGTACGCGACCGAAAAGGAAGCCGAGGCGAACCTGCCCAAGGCCTTCGTCGGCGAAGAAGACCTCGGCGGCCCGCCGGCCCTGGCCAAGGGCGACTGA
- a CDS encoding CPBP family intramembrane glutamic endopeptidase, translated as MTSPSPTGEVCPPRVGRVTLALVAMGVPGLLSLFLVYPPSGGVAPWAILANPAILLAAFAFAGASAAPVAGFSSRVAGRVAGANTSLVPDQWHRFLALGIVLGCAVGIADHVTRPLWQAVHAGPPSLVEAWSPAGLVVGVFYGGVIEEIIMRWGLMSLLVVVFRRLFGRGAPRPSSNVVWCAITLSALIFAAGHLPGLAAEGAVIGGPLLFRTLLWNGLLGVVFGAVFAHRDLESAMLCHAGFHIGLIPAALLFFSL; from the coding sequence ATGACATCGCCCTCACCCACGGGCGAAGTCTGCCCGCCGCGCGTCGGCCGCGTCACCCTGGCCCTCGTCGCGATGGGGGTGCCGGGCCTCCTGTCGCTGTTTCTCGTCTATCCGCCTTCGGGCGGCGTGGCCCCCTGGGCCATTCTGGCGAACCCGGCGATCCTGCTGGCCGCATTCGCCTTTGCGGGCGCATCCGCCGCACCGGTCGCGGGGTTCTCCAGCCGCGTTGCCGGTCGTGTGGCGGGCGCAAACACATCGCTTGTCCCAGACCAATGGCACCGGTTCCTCGCGCTCGGCATCGTGCTTGGCTGTGCCGTAGGCATCGCCGACCATGTCACGCGCCCGCTCTGGCAGGCCGTCCATGCGGGGCCGCCGTCGCTTGTCGAGGCATGGAGCCCGGCGGGGCTGGTGGTCGGTGTGTTCTATGGCGGGGTGATCGAGGAGATCATCATGCGCTGGGGGCTGATGAGCCTTCTCGTCGTCGTGTTCCGGCGCCTGTTCGGACGCGGCGCGCCCCGGCCCTCCTCGAATGTGGTGTGGTGCGCGATCACGCTTTCCGCGCTGATCTTCGCCGCCGGCCACCTGCCGGGGCTCGCGGCGGAAGGCGCCGTTATCGGCGGCCCGCTGCTGTTCCGAACCCTGCTCTGGAACGGCCTTCTGGGCGTGGTGTTCGGCGCGGTTTTCGCGCATCGCGATCTCGAAAGCGCGATGCTCTGCCATGCCGGATTTCACATCGGACTGATCCCGGCAGCACTGCTCTTCTTCTCCCTCTGA
- a CDS encoding cytochrome d ubiquinol oxidase subunit II, which translates to MTLDWPVLLPLIFAGLMGLSILIYVVLDGFDLGIGILFAMADDDERDTMVAAIGPFWDANETWLVLAVGLLLVAFPVAHGIILTALYLPVFVLLVGLILRGVAFDFRAKVPVHRKHRWNFLFFAGSLTASLAQGYMLGVYVLGLDKGLAAFGFGALVALCLAASYAAMGAAWLIYKTEGELQRKAVRFLRGALVFTAVGMVTVSLATPFASPRIFEKWFTWPEIAWLAPLPIITGGAFLWLWYLSFHLPLKGDRHSITPFLTLAAIFTLGFAGLAYSFYPYVVPDRLTIWEAASATESLGIILVGTAFVLPVIIGYSFYAYRIFGGKATELTYD; encoded by the coding sequence ATGACCCTCGACTGGCCCGTCCTCCTCCCCCTGATCTTCGCCGGCCTCATGGGGCTGTCGATCCTGATCTACGTCGTGCTCGACGGTTTCGACCTCGGCATCGGCATTCTCTTCGCCATGGCCGACGACGACGAGCGCGACACGATGGTGGCTGCGATCGGGCCGTTCTGGGATGCCAACGAAACATGGCTGGTGCTGGCCGTGGGCCTGCTGCTGGTCGCCTTTCCCGTCGCGCACGGCATCATCCTGACCGCGCTTTATCTGCCCGTCTTCGTGCTTCTCGTCGGCCTCATCCTGCGCGGCGTCGCGTTCGATTTCCGCGCCAAGGTTCCCGTCCACCGCAAGCATCGCTGGAACTTCCTGTTCTTCGCGGGCTCGCTCACCGCATCCCTCGCGCAAGGCTACATGCTGGGCGTCTACGTGCTGGGTCTCGACAAGGGCCTGGCCGCGTTCGGCTTCGGGGCGCTGGTGGCGCTGTGTCTGGCCGCGTCCTACGCCGCGATGGGCGCCGCGTGGCTGATCTACAAGACCGAAGGCGAGTTGCAGCGCAAGGCCGTGCGCTTCCTGCGGGGCGCGCTCGTGTTCACCGCGGTCGGCATGGTCACCGTCTCGCTCGCGACGCCGTTCGCCAGCCCGCGCATCTTCGAGAAGTGGTTCACCTGGCCGGAGATCGCGTGGCTCGCGCCGCTGCCGATCATCACCGGCGGCGCGTTCCTGTGGCTGTGGTATCTGTCGTTCCACCTGCCGCTGAAAGGCGACCGCCATTCGATCACCCCGTTCCTGACGCTCGCGGCGATCTTCACGCTGGGCTTCGCCGGCCTCGCCTATTCCTTCTACCCCTATGTCGTGCCGGACCGGCTGACGATCTGGGAAGCGGCATCGGCGACCGAGAGCCTCGGCATCATCCTCGTCGGAACCGCCTTCGTGCTGCCCGTCATCATCGGCTACTCGTTCTATGCCTACCGGATCTTCGGCGGCAAGGCGACCGAACTGACCTACGACTAG
- a CDS encoding cytochrome ubiquinol oxidase subunit I, with amino-acid sequence MDALILSRLQFAANISFHILFPTITIALGWVLLFFKLRYNATGDGAWMRAYFFWVKVFALSFALGVVSGVTMSFQFGTNWPGFMETVGNIAGPLLAYEVLTAFFLEAVFLGIMLFGFRRVSNRVHTLATFLVAFGTTMSAFWILALNSWMQTPAGYEMRDGVAYATDWWAIIFNPSFPYRLTHMLIASGLTVAFLIAGLSALRYLKGDRSDSMWKALRTGVFLGAGLIPIQIFVGDMHGLNTLEHQPQKIAAMEANWETRSNVPLVLFAWPDEDLRENRFEIAVPNGASLILKHSIDGVVPGLNDYIDNHPPVAPVFWGFRIMVGVGLAMLALSWATGFFLLRRGTLPRPLAYAYAPMAFSGWVATLAGWYTTEIGRQPWLVTGILRTEHAVGPVPAGQVGFTLAIYVALYVILMIVYLSVLTHLALKAAKDGDQTPLPGVRNEPLAQPAQAEG; translated from the coding sequence ATGGACGCGCTGATCCTTTCGAGACTGCAGTTCGCAGCCAACATCTCCTTCCACATCCTGTTTCCGACCATCACCATCGCGCTCGGCTGGGTGCTCCTGTTCTTCAAGCTGCGCTACAACGCCACCGGCGACGGCGCGTGGATGCGCGCCTATTTCTTCTGGGTGAAGGTCTTCGCCCTGTCGTTCGCGCTCGGCGTCGTGTCGGGCGTCACGATGAGCTTCCAGTTCGGCACCAACTGGCCGGGCTTCATGGAAACGGTCGGCAACATCGCAGGTCCCCTGCTCGCCTATGAGGTGCTGACCGCCTTCTTCCTCGAAGCCGTCTTCCTCGGCATCATGCTGTTCGGTTTCCGGCGCGTGTCCAACCGGGTGCACACGCTGGCAACTTTCCTCGTCGCGTTCGGCACCACCATGTCCGCCTTCTGGATCCTCGCGCTGAACTCGTGGATGCAGACGCCCGCCGGCTACGAGATGCGCGACGGCGTCGCCTACGCCACCGACTGGTGGGCGATCATCTTCAACCCGTCCTTCCCCTATCGCCTGACCCATATGCTGATCGCATCGGGCCTGACGGTCGCGTTCCTGATCGCGGGTCTTTCCGCCCTGCGCTACCTCAAGGGCGACCGCTCGGATTCGATGTGGAAGGCACTGCGCACCGGCGTCTTCCTCGGCGCGGGCCTGATCCCGATCCAGATCTTCGTCGGCGACATGCACGGCCTCAACACGCTCGAGCATCAGCCGCAGAAGATCGCGGCGATGGAGGCCAACTGGGAAACGCGGTCCAACGTCCCGCTCGTCCTGTTCGCCTGGCCGGACGAGGACCTGCGCGAAAATCGCTTCGAGATCGCGGTGCCCAACGGCGCCAGCCTGATCCTCAAGCATTCGATCGACGGCGTCGTGCCGGGCCTGAACGATTATATCGACAACCACCCGCCGGTCGCGCCCGTCTTCTGGGGCTTCCGCATCATGGTCGGCGTCGGGCTCGCCATGCTCGCTTTGTCGTGGGCGACCGGCTTCTTCCTGCTGAGGCGCGGCACACTGCCCAGGCCGCTCGCCTATGCCTATGCGCCGATGGCCTTCTCGGGCTGGGTCGCCACGCTCGCCGGCTGGTACACGACCGAGATCGGCCGCCAGCCATGGCTCGTCACCGGCATCCTGCGCACCGAGCACGCCGTCGGCCCCGTCCCCGCCGGCCAGGTCGGCTTCACGCTGGCGATCTACGTGGCGCTCTACGTCATCCTGATGATCGTCTATCTCAGCGTGCTCACCCATCTCGCGCTCAAGGCCGCCAAGGACGGCGACCAGACCCCACTGCCGGGCGTCCGCAACGAACCCTTGGCACAACCGGCGCAGGCGGAGGGGTGA
- a CDS encoding TIGR02281 family clan AA aspartic protease — protein sequence MLRKLVIFSVFAGVSASVPILYEKNPQAVRSLLSGGAAGEPVASPDAAPTVAMVRPEPSEQRTEVLTGRKVRLDSDARGHFNADFRLNGRSEDAMVDTGASVIAINQSTARRIGLRLSASDFTGAVTTANGRAKAAYVMIERVEIGRIAVRNVQAVVLEDKALSGTLIGMSFLSKLKRFQVEDGMLVMEQ from the coding sequence ATGCTGCGCAAACTCGTCATCTTCAGTGTCTTCGCCGGCGTTTCGGCCTCGGTGCCGATCCTCTACGAGAAGAATCCGCAAGCCGTGCGATCGCTGCTGAGCGGTGGGGCGGCGGGCGAGCCGGTGGCATCGCCGGACGCCGCGCCCACCGTCGCGATGGTGCGGCCAGAGCCGTCCGAGCAGCGAACCGAGGTGCTGACGGGCCGCAAGGTGAGGCTCGATTCCGACGCGCGCGGGCATTTCAACGCCGATTTCCGGCTCAACGGACGAAGCGAGGATGCGATGGTGGACACCGGCGCGTCGGTGATCGCGATCAACCAGTCGACGGCGCGGCGCATCGGGCTGCGGCTGTCGGCTTCCGATTTTACAGGGGCGGTCACGACCGCCAATGGTCGTGCGAAAGCCGCATACGTGATGATCGAACGCGTCGAGATCGGCCGCATCGCGGTGCGCAACGTCCAGGCCGTTGTGCTGGAGGACAAGGCGCTGTCCGGCACGCTGATCGGCATGAGTTTCCTGTCGAAGCTCAAGCGTTTTCAGGTGGAAGACGGCATGCTCGTGATGGAGCAGTAG
- a CDS encoding helix-turn-helix transcriptional regulator yields the protein MKDGPDLSRVAALVGDPARANMLSALMSGAALTASELALEAGVTPSTASSHLARLSDGGLITIASQGRHRYYALAGPEVASMLEAIAGVAASVGPKRVRPGPRDDAMREARICYDHLAGARGVALYDFLARRGFVCEEARGLSLDASGHAWFRDFGIDMPALEASRRPLCRACLDWSVRRSHLAGSLGAAMLDAIMDKGWARRVKDSRVIAFTPPGRNAFDRLIAA from the coding sequence ATGAAGGACGGTCCCGATCTTTCCCGCGTGGCGGCGCTGGTGGGCGACCCGGCGCGCGCCAACATGCTGTCCGCGCTGATGTCGGGCGCCGCCCTGACCGCGAGCGAATTGGCGCTCGAAGCCGGCGTGACGCCGTCCACGGCCAGTTCGCATCTCGCCCGGCTGTCGGATGGCGGGTTGATCACCATCGCCAGCCAGGGCCGCCATCGCTATTACGCGCTGGCCGGGCCGGAGGTCGCGTCGATGCTGGAGGCGATCGCCGGCGTCGCCGCCTCGGTCGGCCCCAAACGCGTGCGCCCCGGCCCGCGCGACGACGCCATGCGCGAGGCGCGGATCTGCTACGACCATCTGGCCGGCGCGCGCGGCGTCGCGCTCTACGACTTCCTCGCCCGACGCGGCTTCGTCTGCGAGGAGGCGCGCGGCCTCTCGCTCGACGCATCCGGCCATGCCTGGTTCCGGGATTTCGGCATCGACATGCCGGCGCTCGAAGCCTCGCGCAGACCGCTCTGCCGCGCCTGCCTCGACTGGAGCGTCCGCCGCTCGCACCTCGCGGGCAGCCTCGGCGCAGCCATGCTCGACGCCATCATGGACAAGGGCTGGGCACGCAGGGTCAAGGACAGCCGCGTCATCGCCTTCACCCCGCCGGGGCGCAACGCCTTCGACCGGTTGATCGCGGCCTGA
- a CDS encoding DUF1127 domain-containing protein has product MPTNLPAIAGKAVPRSRRRRMTMACLLRLWRRGVMRYRQRRTLAELDEHLLRDIGVTRREAEAECRKPPWR; this is encoded by the coding sequence ATGCCAACCAACCTTCCAGCCATCGCGGGCAAAGCCGTGCCGCGCTCGCGCCGTCGGCGGATGACGATGGCCTGTTTGCTTCGCCTGTGGCGGCGCGGTGTCATGCGCTATCGTCAGCGACGGACGCTGGCCGAACTGGACGAGCATCTGCTTCGCGACATCGGCGTCACACGCCGCGAGGCGGAGGCCGAATGCCGCAAGCCGCCCTGGCGATAG
- a CDS encoding NIPSNAP family protein — translation MPITCFIRYEIDPFQRNAFGEYARNWGQAIPRCGADLIGYFEPHEGSATTAYGVYSIENLAAYEAYRARLAADPLGKANYEFAREKRFIHREDRIFLKLASGPHAPRMSP, via the coding sequence ATGCCCATCACCTGTTTCATCCGCTACGAGATCGATCCGTTCCAGAGGAACGCGTTCGGCGAATATGCCCGCAACTGGGGGCAGGCGATCCCGCGCTGCGGCGCGGATCTGATCGGTTATTTCGAGCCGCATGAGGGCTCGGCCACGACCGCCTACGGCGTCTATTCGATCGAGAACCTGGCCGCCTACGAGGCGTATCGCGCGCGGCTTGCCGCAGACCCGCTCGGCAAGGCGAATTACGAATTCGCGCGCGAAAAACGCTTCATCCATCGCGAGGATCGCATCTTCCTCAAGCTCGCTTCCGGCCCGCATGCACCGAGGATGTCGCCATGA
- a CDS encoding antibiotic biosynthesis monooxygenase, translating to MIAVIFEVEPAAGRRDAYLGIAAGLRPMLDGIDGFISIERFQSLSDPDRILSLSFWRDEDAVKAWRNTEEHREAQRAGRGGIFEDYRLRIAHVVRDYTLDERREQAPADSLAVHGR from the coding sequence ATGATCGCCGTCATCTTCGAGGTCGAGCCCGCTGCCGGGCGGCGCGACGCCTATCTCGGCATCGCGGCCGGGTTGCGGCCCATGCTGGACGGGATCGACGGCTTCATCTCGATCGAGCGGTTCCAGAGCCTGTCCGACCCCGACCGCATTCTCTCGCTCTCCTTCTGGCGCGACGAAGACGCGGTGAAGGCTTGGCGCAATACGGAGGAGCATCGCGAGGCGCAAAGGGCCGGGCGCGGCGGCATCTTCGAGGACTACAGGCTGCGGATCGCCCATGTCGTGCGCGACTATACGCTGGACGAACGCCGCGAACAGGCGCCCGCCGACAGCCTCGCGGTGCATGGCCGGTAG
- a CDS encoding CYTH domain-containing protein — MAKEIERKFLVDGSGWRKQADDGITISQFYVATGEGRTVRIRIIDGTGAKLTLKFGGAVRERDEFEYSIPLEDAQAMERFAIGNVIEKTRHHISHRGYVYEVDLFKRALAGLVIAELETADDVADADLPSWAGREVTGEAAFYNASLAMNGVPDAS; from the coding sequence ATGGCCAAGGAAATCGAACGCAAGTTTCTGGTGGATGGGTCGGGCTGGCGCAAGCAGGCCGATGACGGCATTACCATCAGCCAGTTCTATGTCGCGACGGGGGAGGGGCGCACGGTCCGCATCCGCATCATCGACGGGACCGGTGCGAAGCTGACGCTCAAATTCGGCGGCGCCGTGCGTGAGCGCGACGAATTCGAATATTCCATACCGCTGGAGGACGCGCAGGCCATGGAGCGCTTCGCGATCGGCAATGTGATCGAGAAGACCCGCCACCACATCTCCCACCGCGGCTATGTCTACGAGGTCGACCTGTTCAAGCGGGCGCTGGCGGGGCTGGTGATCGCGGAGCTGGAGACGGCCGACGACGTCGCGGATGCCGATCTGCCGTCATGGGCGGGGCGCGAAGTGACCGGCGAGGCGGCGTTCTACAACGCCTCGCTGGCGATGAACGGCGTGCCGGACGCGAGCTGA
- a CDS encoding CHAD domain-containing protein: MAMRLDPAKELAAEFSRLVEGSISDIEAHLGRALDGDASGFHDARKTIKKLRALIRLVRSVSPSLLRLNERLLRDAARAVAGPRAAVAAVETIDRLIAAYPRKIDTCALLEIRAALGERQDRIAAADMQASVTSAIGTVREARDGLRSVSFDGDDAGILAEGSRRTLAHWKDALKRARSRGSPDDFHALRKAVKAHWAQLGLLRDFKLGFSAKDRAKVEALGETLGELNDIHEMREALAYGAFDLPEDIDLSPFDRLLKTSAKTLEKQTLKTAARMVKGRKAGLKRRLAKAKAA; encoded by the coding sequence ATGGCGATGCGCCTCGATCCGGCCAAAGAGCTTGCGGCTGAGTTTTCGCGTCTGGTCGAGGGTTCGATTTCGGACATCGAGGCCCATCTCGGCCGCGCACTGGATGGTGACGCGAGCGGATTCCACGACGCCCGCAAGACGATCAAGAAGCTGCGCGCGCTGATCAGGCTCGTTCGATCCGTGTCGCCAAGTCTGCTGCGGCTGAACGAGAGGCTGCTGCGCGATGCGGCGCGTGCTGTGGCGGGGCCGCGCGCGGCGGTCGCCGCGGTGGAGACGATCGATCGGCTGATCGCCGCCTATCCGCGCAAGATCGATACATGCGCGCTGTTGGAGATTCGCGCCGCACTCGGCGAGCGGCAGGATCGTATCGCCGCGGCCGACATGCAGGCGTCTGTGACATCGGCGATCGGTACCGTGCGGGAAGCGCGCGACGGATTGCGATCGGTGTCCTTCGACGGAGACGATGCCGGGATTCTTGCAGAGGGATCGCGGCGCACCCTGGCGCACTGGAAGGACGCCCTCAAGCGCGCGAGGTCGCGCGGATCGCCGGACGATTTTCACGCGCTGCGAAAGGCCGTGAAGGCGCACTGGGCGCAGCTTGGCCTGCTTCGGGATTTCAAACTCGGCTTCTCCGCCAAGGATCGCGCCAAGGTCGAGGCGCTGGGCGAAACGCTCGGCGAGCTCAACGACATCCATGAGATGCGTGAGGCGCTTGCCTATGGTGCGTTCGACCTGCCGGAGGACATCGATTTGAGCCCGTTCGACAGGCTGCTCAAGACTTCAGCGAAGACGCTCGAGAAACAGACGCTGAAGACGGCGGCCAGAATGGTGAAGGGGCGCAAGGCAGGGTTGAAGCGACGGCTAGCCAAGGCGAAGGCGGCATAG
- a CDS encoding RidA family protein yields the protein MLTMINPAGYPVSPSYSQGVEVTSQERLLFISGQVGVDAQGNVGKDIGEQAQLAVANMNAVLAEAGMDNRNLAKVTIYLTDESLLPGFMEAAASALPSPPPATTLLIVKALAGPSLLVEIEAIAAA from the coding sequence ATGCTTACGATGATCAATCCGGCCGGCTACCCGGTTTCGCCATCCTACAGCCAGGGCGTCGAGGTGACGTCGCAGGAACGGCTGCTCTTCATATCCGGACAGGTCGGCGTCGATGCGCAGGGCAATGTCGGCAAGGATATCGGCGAGCAGGCACAACTCGCGGTCGCCAACATGAACGCGGTCCTTGCCGAGGCCGGCATGGACAACCGCAATCTGGCGAAGGTCACGATCTACCTGACCGACGAAAGCCTGTTGCCGGGCTTCATGGAAGCAGCCGCTAGCGCGCTCCCGTCTCCTCCGCCGGCGACGACGCTCCTGATCGTCAAGGCGCTCGCCGGCCCGTCGCTCCTGGTCGAGATCGAGGCGATCGCCGCCGCGTGA